In Armatimonadota bacterium, the genomic window CTGCGCCCCGTCCAGCACAGCCTCGAGGTCCCGGCGGGCAAACCGGTTGCCGGTGGGGTTGTTGGGCGAGGTGAGGTAGACCATCGCCGCCCCGGAGGCGGCGATCTCGCGGAGCACGGCCGGTGCGTCCAGCGAGAAATCCTCGCGCAACATCACCGGACGGGCTTCCGCCCCGCCCACCAGGACCAGCGTCCGCGACAGCGAGTACCCGGGTGCGGTGAGCACCACCGGCCGCCCGGTGGCGAAGGCCTGGATCACCGCCAGGATGGCTTCATTCGAACCGTTGGTCACGGCGATCATTTCGGGGGCGACCCCGGCCTCGCGCCCGAGCGCTTCCCGCAGCAGCCCGCCGTCGGCGGGAGGGTAGCGGTGCCAGGGACGCCGGGCCAGCCGGGCGAGGACGTCGGCCTTCATCTCGTCGGGCCAGTCCAGGGGGCTCTCGTTCTGGTTGAGCCTCACCGGCGCCTCCCGGATCAGGCGGTACGCCCCCAGCTGCTCGATCGCCCGGCGCGGCCGGATCATCGGTCGGTCACCGCCATAACGTGGGCGGGGAACCCCTCGTACGCCCCCAACGCCTCCACCACCGGGCGCACGGCGGCCAGCCCCCGCTCGTCGAGCGCCGCCACCGAGGAGGTTTTGAGGAAGCTCAGCACCGTGATCCCCGAACTGACCCGCGCGCTCCGTCCCGTCGGCAGCGCGGCGGGCACGCCGATGGCGTAGTTGCCGGCGGCGAAGGGGGTATGCTGCCCGAGCAGGATCTCTCCCGCGTGGACGATGCGCGCCAGGGTCTCCTCCGGGCGGCGCGTGGCGAGCAGGAGGTGTTCCGGGGCGTAGGCGTTCACGAAGGCGACGGCCTGGTCAAAGGAATCGGCCACGAGGATCCCCCCGTACCTGGAGAGGGCGGATTCGGCGAAGACGCGGCGGTCGTCGGGAAGGCGGCGCAGGTATTCGTCCACCAGCAGGGCCACCTCCCGGGCCAGCCTGTCGCTGTCCGTCAGGAGCAGCGCGGCGGAGTCGGTGCCGTGCTCCGCTTCGTTGATCAGATCCAGGGCCACCCGGCGCGGGTCGGCCGCGTCGTCGGCCAGCACCACCGCCTCGGTCGGGCCCAGCAGGGCGAGCGTGCGGAGGCCGTAGGCCTGCGCCTCCAGCTGCACCGCGGCGACGTAGGGATTTCCGGGGCCGGCCAGGGCGGTCACGGCCGGGATGGTCTCGGAGCCGAGAGCCAGCGCCGCCACGCCGGCGACACCGTTGCAGCGGAAGATCTCGCGGACCCCCAGGAGGTCGCAGGCCGCCAGCACGGCGGGATCCGCGCTGCCGTCGGCCCGCGGGGGGAGGACGACGCGGATCTCGGGGACGCCGGCGACCACGGCCGGCGTGAGGATGGTGACCGCGGTGGAGGGGAACCGGCCCTTGCCCGAAGGGATGTACACGCCCAGGCTGGCCAGGGGCGTGTACTTCACGCCCACCGTCACACCCGGCTCCATCTCCTGCAGCCAGTCCGCCGGACGCAGCCGTTCGTTGTACCGCCGCGCCCGGGCGATCGCCGCCTGCAAAGCGTCCAGCAGGCCCGCGGGAAGGAGGCCGTAGGCGGCGTCGATCTCGGCGTCGCTGACCCTGAGCCGGCTGCGGTCCATTGCCGCGCCGTCGAACCGCGCCGTGTAGTCCAGCAGCACCTGGTCTCCGCCGGACCGCACCGCCTCCAGCGCCTCCCGGGCCGCCCGCCGCACGGCCGGAGCGAAGACGGCCTCCCCCGCGCGTTCCAGGATCTGGCGCCGACGTTCGGCACTGAGGGCGGACAACCGGAGGATCTCCATCGACCGCTACCGCGCCGCCGGGCGCGTGAGCGCCTCGATCTGTTCGAACACCGGACGCAGGTGCGCGGCCCGCGTCCGCAGGCTGACGCGGTTGACGATCAGGCGGGCCGTGGAGCGGAAGACTTCGGCGGCTTCCACCAGCCCGTTCTCGCGCAGGGTGCGTCCGGTCATCACGAGGTCCATGATGCCGTCGGCCAGCCCGGCCCGCGGTGCGAGTTCGACGGACCCATGGACCGCGACGATTTCCACCGGACGTCGCTGGTGCGCGAAGAACTGCGTCGTGACCTGCGGGTACTTCGTCGCGATCCGCAGCAGCACGCCCGGCCGCCAGGCCGTCTCCAACCGGTCCTCCGGCAGGGCCACGACCCCCCGGCAGGCCCCGAAGCCCAGATCAAAGAGTTCGTACACGTGTCGTCCCTGCTCCAGCAGGACATCCTTGCCGACGATCCCGGCGTCGGCCGCCCCGTACTCGACGTAGGTGGGAATGTCCGCCGGCTTGACGATCACCAATCGGAAGCCGTTGCGACCGGGAACGACCAGGCTGCGTTCCGCGGGGAGGTCGTCCAGCACGTCCAGGCGGCGCAGGAGGGCCACCGCATCGTCGAAGAGGCGGCCCGTCGGGAGCGCCAGTGTCAGTGGGTCCACGACACCACCCCGGGCCGGCCCCGGACCTCGGCCACAAACTGTTCCCGGTCCAGCACCCGCGCGGTCGGTGCTTCCGCGTCTTCGATGCGCACGAGTCGCCCGTCCAGACGCACGGTTGCGGCCGCGCCGGGATGCGGCCGTGCGGAGATGACC contains:
- the hisG gene encoding ATP phosphoribosyltransferase, translating into MDPLTLALPTGRLFDDAVALLRRLDVLDDLPAERSLVVPGRNGFRLVIVKPADIPTYVEYGAADAGIVGKDVLLEQGRHVYELFDLGFGACRGVVALPEDRLETAWRPGVLLRIATKYPQVTTQFFAHQRRPVEIVAVHGSVELAPRAGLADGIMDLVMTGRTLRENGLVEAAEVFRSTARLIVNRVSLRTRAAHLRPVFEQIEALTRPAAR
- the hisD gene encoding histidinol dehydrogenase, producing MEILRLSALSAERRRQILERAGEAVFAPAVRRAAREALEAVRSGGDQVLLDYTARFDGAAMDRSRLRVSDAEIDAAYGLLPAGLLDALQAAIARARRYNERLRPADWLQEMEPGVTVGVKYTPLASLGVYIPSGKGRFPSTAVTILTPAVVAGVPEIRVVLPPRADGSADPAVLAACDLLGVREIFRCNGVAGVAALALGSETIPAVTALAGPGNPYVAAVQLEAQAYGLRTLALLGPTEAVVLADDAADPRRVALDLINEAEHGTDSAALLLTDSDRLAREVALLVDEYLRRLPDDRRVFAESALSRYGGILVADSFDQAVAFVNAYAPEHLLLATRRPEETLARIVHAGEILLGQHTPFAAGNYAIGVPAALPTGRSARVSSGITVLSFLKTSSVAALDERGLAAVRPVVEALGAYEGFPAHVMAVTDR